Proteins from one Bacteroides mediterraneensis genomic window:
- a CDS encoding type B 50S ribosomal protein L31, whose translation MKKGIHPENYRPVVFKDMSNGDMFLSRSTCATKDTIEFEGETYPLVKLEISSSSHPFYTGKSKLVDTAGRVDKFMSRYANHKKK comes from the coding sequence ATGAAAAAAGGCATTCATCCTGAAAACTACCGTCCGGTAGTATTTAAAGACATGTCAAACGGCGACATGTTCCTGTCTCGTTCAACTTGTGCTACTAAAGACACAATTGAATTCGAAGGAGAAACTTATCCGTTGGTTAAGCTGGAAATCTCTAGCTCATCTCACCCGTTCTACACTGGTAAGTCTAAACTGGTGGATACTGCAGGACGTGTGGACAAGTTCATGAGCCGTTATGCAAACCACAAGAAAAAATAA